In Plodia interpunctella isolate USDA-ARS_2022_Savannah chromosome 1, ilPloInte3.2, whole genome shotgun sequence, one DNA window encodes the following:
- the LOC128673460 gene encoding maltase A3-like isoform X2 has product MRMFPLNPLNRVARAIIRVIIYVVMWIGAVVLAVVVRQVVTEATPWWTNAVYYRILVDSFKDGDGDGLGDLIGLSKQISYVRAIGADAVILSPLSLRSTDCSKPGIVGFGEIDPRYGDDAAFKAVLDKAKKIELKVIVNLPLQTVSTDSDWFKSSAEKMSGFEDRILWRDGTPDDIPQVEHGLHAWVWHEGRNAFYASSNNQAILNLCSFSVVADLATAQCSWLKRGVSGVLISPDYPRDQMCAEELFRKMFVEAISCARAANIDTPAILVESALKPEIAARYYSAGGVGANSILSSALTSSSRPSAAELGLAIHEVLLNTPSYAAPTWSTSWRNESRIASRYGSDLVDAINLLTLILPGAAVIQQGDEMGVADSILEWASTSSTKCWPSELIPSAAPFPWDDTLNAGFTSGEPWVPVAPNYRYANAKTEFTNDHSHIGVMRVAAAMRKSPAIGPHTEISRLGDALAVLRWGGAGSLLVVSNLAQDRTEAQLTRMYGLPAQMTVASASAASSFSVGSHVGVDKPIKLLPGETVLLVGPPRHCGGPGPVDKIANKLQEGWQKINKYFNDLQN; this is encoded by the exons atgcgaatgttt CCACTTAATCCGCTCAACCGTGTGGCGAGGGCCATAATACGTGTGATCATATACGTAGTTATGTGGATAGGAGCGGTTGTGTTGGCAGTGGTTGTAAGGCAGGTGGTGACCGAGGCCACTCCCTGGTGGACCAATGCGGTGTATTATAGGATACTGGTGGATTCCTTCAAGGATGGCGATGGAGATGGGCTGGGGGACTTGATAG GCTTGAGCAAACAAATCAGCTATGTCCGAGCGATCGGCGCAGACGCCGTGATCCTATCTCCATTGTCTCTGAGGAGTACAGACTGCAGCAAGCCTGGGATCGTCGGGTTCGGAGAAATCGATCCGAGGTACGGAGACGATGCTGCATTTAAGGCCGTATTGGATAAAGCGAAGAAAATCG AACTGAAAGTTATAGTCAACCTGCCACTTCAGACGGTCAGTACAGATTCCGACTGGTTCAAGTCCAGCGCTGAGAAGATGTCTGGGTTTGAAGACAGGATCCTATGGCGAGATGGTACTCCTGACGATATACCACAG GTTGAACACGGGCTCCACGCCTGGGTCTGGCATGAAGGTAGGAACGCATTCTACGCGAGCTCCAATAACCAAGCCATTCTTAACCTCTGTTCGTTCAGCGTTGTAGCTGACCTGGCTACAGCCCAGTGCTCCTGGCTGAAGAGAGGTGTCTCTGGGGTGCTGATTTCACCAGACTATCCCAGAGACCAGATGTGTGCGGAGGAACTGTTCAGGAAGATGTTTGTCGAAGCCATAAGTTGCGCAAGAGCTGCTAATATCGATACTCC gGCAATACTAGTAGAATCAGCACTGAAGCCAGAGATAGCAGCGAGGTACTATTCGGCAGGCGGTGTAGGTGCTAACAGTATCTTGAGCAGCGCTCTCACGTCATCATCTAGACCATCCGCTGCTGAGCTGGGGCTGGCCATCCATGAGGTCTTGCTGAATACTCCCAGTTATGCTGCGCCTACTTGGAGT ACCAGTTGGAGAAATGAAAGTCGCATAGCATCACGATACGGTTCCGATCTAGTAGACGCCATCAATCTGCTCACCCTAATCTTGCCCGGGGCAGCTGTCATCCAACAAGGGGACGAGATGGGCGTCGCAGACTCCATACTTGAGTGGGCCTCAACTTCTTCAACCAAATGTTGGCCATCTGAACTAATACCATCAGCTGCGCCATTTCCGTGGGATGATACGCTTAATGCTGGGTTTACGAGTGGAGAACCTTGGGTACCGGTTGCACCAAATTACAGATACGCTAATGCGAAGACTGAGTTCACGAATGATCATAGCCACATTGGTGTCATGAGAGTTGCTGCTGCTATGAGGAAGTCGCCAGCTATTGGGCCTCATACTGAG ATCAGTAGATTGGGAGATGCTTTGGCAGTTCTACGCTGGGGTGGAGCCGGCTCCCTGCTGGTCGTTTCCAACCTCGCCCAAGACCGCACTGAAGCCCAGCTGACCAGGATGTACGGTCTCCCCGCTCAAATGACCGTCGCCTCTGCTTCAGCTGCTTCTAGCTTCTCCGTGGGCTCTCACGTCGGTGTTGACAAGCCCATTAAATTATTGCCAG GAGAGACAGTACTTCTTGTAGGACCACCAAGGCACTGTGGAGGACCGGGCCCAGTAGACAAGATAGCCAACAAGCTGCAAGAAGGCTGGCAGAAAATCAACAAATACTTCAACGATTTACAAAACTGA
- the LOC128673460 gene encoding maltase A3-like isoform X1 encodes MSLLKAAATFYVSLSLPIIGVGEKEKHRSRQNTEMLVTINVTSLKARSRYFQPLNPLNRVARAIIRVIIYVVMWIGAVVLAVVVRQVVTEATPWWTNAVYYRILVDSFKDGDGDGLGDLIGLSKQISYVRAIGADAVILSPLSLRSTDCSKPGIVGFGEIDPRYGDDAAFKAVLDKAKKIELKVIVNLPLQTVSTDSDWFKSSAEKMSGFEDRILWRDGTPDDIPQVEHGLHAWVWHEGRNAFYASSNNQAILNLCSFSVVADLATAQCSWLKRGVSGVLISPDYPRDQMCAEELFRKMFVEAISCARAANIDTPAILVESALKPEIAARYYSAGGVGANSILSSALTSSSRPSAAELGLAIHEVLLNTPSYAAPTWSTSWRNESRIASRYGSDLVDAINLLTLILPGAAVIQQGDEMGVADSILEWASTSSTKCWPSELIPSAAPFPWDDTLNAGFTSGEPWVPVAPNYRYANAKTEFTNDHSHIGVMRVAAAMRKSPAIGPHTEISRLGDALAVLRWGGAGSLLVVSNLAQDRTEAQLTRMYGLPAQMTVASASAASSFSVGSHVGVDKPIKLLPGETVLLVGPPRHCGGPGPVDKIANKLQEGWQKINKYFNDLQN; translated from the exons atgtcactcctgaaggcaGCGGCCACATTCTATGTTTCTCTTTCTCTCCCAATCATTGGAGTGGGAGAGAAAGAGAAACATAGAAGTAGGCAGAATACTGAAATGTTGGTGACGATAAACGTCACATCACTAAAAGCAAGGTCGCGTTACTTTCAGCCACTTAATCCGCTCAACCGTGTGGCGAGGGCCATAATACGTGTGATCATATACGTAGTTATGTGGATAGGAGCGGTTGTGTTGGCAGTGGTTGTAAGGCAGGTGGTGACCGAGGCCACTCCCTGGTGGACCAATGCGGTGTATTATAGGATACTGGTGGATTCCTTCAAGGATGGCGATGGAGATGGGCTGGGGGACTTGATAG GCTTGAGCAAACAAATCAGCTATGTCCGAGCGATCGGCGCAGACGCCGTGATCCTATCTCCATTGTCTCTGAGGAGTACAGACTGCAGCAAGCCTGGGATCGTCGGGTTCGGAGAAATCGATCCGAGGTACGGAGACGATGCTGCATTTAAGGCCGTATTGGATAAAGCGAAGAAAATCG AACTGAAAGTTATAGTCAACCTGCCACTTCAGACGGTCAGTACAGATTCCGACTGGTTCAAGTCCAGCGCTGAGAAGATGTCTGGGTTTGAAGACAGGATCCTATGGCGAGATGGTACTCCTGACGATATACCACAG GTTGAACACGGGCTCCACGCCTGGGTCTGGCATGAAGGTAGGAACGCATTCTACGCGAGCTCCAATAACCAAGCCATTCTTAACCTCTGTTCGTTCAGCGTTGTAGCTGACCTGGCTACAGCCCAGTGCTCCTGGCTGAAGAGAGGTGTCTCTGGGGTGCTGATTTCACCAGACTATCCCAGAGACCAGATGTGTGCGGAGGAACTGTTCAGGAAGATGTTTGTCGAAGCCATAAGTTGCGCAAGAGCTGCTAATATCGATACTCC gGCAATACTAGTAGAATCAGCACTGAAGCCAGAGATAGCAGCGAGGTACTATTCGGCAGGCGGTGTAGGTGCTAACAGTATCTTGAGCAGCGCTCTCACGTCATCATCTAGACCATCCGCTGCTGAGCTGGGGCTGGCCATCCATGAGGTCTTGCTGAATACTCCCAGTTATGCTGCGCCTACTTGGAGT ACCAGTTGGAGAAATGAAAGTCGCATAGCATCACGATACGGTTCCGATCTAGTAGACGCCATCAATCTGCTCACCCTAATCTTGCCCGGGGCAGCTGTCATCCAACAAGGGGACGAGATGGGCGTCGCAGACTCCATACTTGAGTGGGCCTCAACTTCTTCAACCAAATGTTGGCCATCTGAACTAATACCATCAGCTGCGCCATTTCCGTGGGATGATACGCTTAATGCTGGGTTTACGAGTGGAGAACCTTGGGTACCGGTTGCACCAAATTACAGATACGCTAATGCGAAGACTGAGTTCACGAATGATCATAGCCACATTGGTGTCATGAGAGTTGCTGCTGCTATGAGGAAGTCGCCAGCTATTGGGCCTCATACTGAG ATCAGTAGATTGGGAGATGCTTTGGCAGTTCTACGCTGGGGTGGAGCCGGCTCCCTGCTGGTCGTTTCCAACCTCGCCCAAGACCGCACTGAAGCCCAGCTGACCAGGATGTACGGTCTCCCCGCTCAAATGACCGTCGCCTCTGCTTCAGCTGCTTCTAGCTTCTCCGTGGGCTCTCACGTCGGTGTTGACAAGCCCATTAAATTATTGCCAG GAGAGACAGTACTTCTTGTAGGACCACCAAGGCACTGTGGAGGACCGGGCCCAGTAGACAAGATAGCCAACAAGCTGCAAGAAGGCTGGCAGAAAATCAACAAATACTTCAACGATTTACAAAACTGA